In the Aneurinibacillus soli genome, one interval contains:
- a CDS encoding DUF6884 domain-containing protein, with the protein MKRLCIIPCGAKKIWDKYPETGAVEAKNAYISPFGKACQAYATRFFTNWVFLSAKHGFLGPTDRIPQNYDLAFDHKSPHIITLEVLQQQIEKKALHHFDEIIVLGGKKHRRVVEQLFEKEKLQYPLEGCRGIGYMLQRLQHAVQEGQELEENWYAVKLLND; encoded by the coding sequence ATGAAACGCTTGTGTATCATTCCATGCGGAGCCAAAAAAATTTGGGACAAATACCCGGAAACCGGAGCTGTAGAAGCAAAGAATGCTTACATAAGTCCGTTCGGGAAAGCATGCCAGGCATACGCAACCCGTTTTTTTACAAACTGGGTGTTTCTGTCCGCCAAACACGGCTTTTTGGGTCCGACTGATCGTATACCGCAAAACTATGATCTCGCGTTCGATCATAAAAGCCCGCATATTATCACGCTTGAAGTCTTGCAGCAGCAGATCGAGAAAAAGGCACTTCATCATTTTGATGAAATTATTGTGCTCGGTGGCAAAAAGCATCGCCGCGTTGTCGAACAGTTGTTTGAGAAAGAGAAGTTACAGTATCCCCTTGAAGGATGCCGGGGCATCGGGTACATGTTGCAGCGACTTCAGCATGCTGTGCAAGAGGGTCAGGAGCTAGAAGAGAATTGGTACGCAGTCAAACTATTAAATGATTGA
- a CDS encoding formylglycine-generating enzyme family protein yields MLANLNDYLKDLMVYIPEGETRLRDFRNEQKWISSNYKFGMPGIRKNLKEVIWNVEIEPFYLAKYTVTEELYAIIMGKEFVTTSEARKPVVNVSWIDAVNFCNLLSDALGYDKFYDFDNESKEVVCNYGTNGFRLPTDAEWQYACKAKSKGYRYGEIDEIAWYKDNSNERVHEVSEKMPNEWGLYDMIGNVWEWCWDLYDAETFGTYRIIRGGSWAEEERGCGATCRRKSMPDFYIDDIGFRIARSII; encoded by the coding sequence ATGTTAGCTAACTTAAATGACTACTTAAAAGATTTAATGGTGTATATTCCTGAAGGAGAAACCCGCCTACGAGATTTTCGAAACGAGCAAAAATGGATTAGTTCAAACTATAAATTTGGAATGCCAGGTATTAGAAAAAATTTAAAGGAAGTTATTTGGAATGTTGAGATAGAGCCATTTTATCTTGCCAAATATACGGTGACAGAAGAACTTTATGCGATTATTATGGGAAAGGAATTTGTAACAACGAGTGAGGCTCGAAAACCAGTTGTTAATGTTTCATGGATAGATGCAGTGAATTTTTGTAATTTACTGTCTGATGCGCTGGGTTATGACAAGTTTTATGATTTTGATAATGAAAGTAAAGAAGTTGTTTGCAATTATGGTACTAATGGTTTTCGTTTACCGACAGATGCTGAATGGCAATATGCATGTAAGGCAAAATCAAAAGGATATCGGTATGGTGAAATTGATGAAATTGCTTGGTATAAAGATAATTCTAACGAACGAGTACACGAAGTTAGTGAGAAAATGCCTAATGAATGGGGCCTGTATGATATGATCGGTAATGTTTGGGAGTGGTGCTGGGACTTATACGATGCAGAGACCTTTGGTACTTACAGAATAATTCGCGGAGGAAGTTGGGCGGAAGAAGAACGTGGATGTGGAGCTACTTGTCGCCGTAAGAGTATGCCTGATTTTTATATAGATGATATCGGATTTAGAATTGCTAGATCAATCATTTAA
- a CDS encoding TetR/AcrR family transcriptional regulator produces the protein MIEIPATPTFQRLLATTTILIQELGCKKTTLQEIMKRSGLSKGAIYHYVKSKDELFGLLLVTKMQGIGQAFDEAVSRAKLGELDGPLGAITAGLLPQLVDRDHVVNNIFLYLLSQQDNPDVALLLRQIYDRSLAVGTEWIRIGQKYEAIPAEIDAEAISRQLLAWTYGQLVQHMIAPDTPVPNQEDVQRLFAQILRAAM, from the coding sequence ATGATTGAAATACCCGCTACTCCTACGTTTCAGCGCCTGCTTGCGACAACTACAATCCTAATTCAAGAATTAGGCTGCAAAAAAACAACCCTGCAAGAAATCATGAAGCGCTCTGGTCTTTCCAAAGGGGCCATCTATCATTATGTAAAAAGCAAAGATGAATTGTTCGGTCTACTACTCGTAACGAAAATGCAAGGCATTGGGCAAGCATTTGACGAGGCGGTATCCCGTGCGAAACTGGGAGAATTAGATGGGCCGCTCGGTGCTATTACCGCTGGGCTGCTGCCGCAGCTTGTTGATCGTGACCATGTCGTAAACAACATTTTTTTGTACTTACTCAGCCAGCAAGATAACCCGGATGTTGCGCTGCTGTTGCGCCAGATTTATGATCGCTCATTGGCCGTCGGGACGGAATGGATTCGAATTGGTCAGAAGTATGAAGCAATTCCTGCGGAGATCGATGCAGAAGCCATCTCTCGCCAGCTGCTAGCGTGGACATATGGGCAGCTCGTGCAGCATATGATTGCGCCGGACACACCGGTGCCGAACCAGGAGGACGTGCAGCGGCTGTTTGCGCAGATTTTGCGGGCAGCTATGTGA
- a CDS encoding phytoene desaturase family protein: MKTIGLLARDFIPLLLALFVQPQQLGLLLAVLAALGLLIMQIRVKKVKTLTAVNALFLTLAIIISSIMPNVNILAYSQLAVYAILACTTLLSLGIGELFTMQYAKDTTPEAIWTHPLFYRINRILTGMWAGVFTLCAIFAALTTFGVLDRTIGILLANAWCVPGFIANMMLPPYMQRRYAESMRGTKRPELDWEPVVSLEASVQAGQYDVIIVGSGIGGLTAGAELAAAGARVLVLEQHMLAGGACTTYTRRGGFRLEAGVESVSGLDEGGPLRHLLARHGLLDRIEWLKNTYEFRDGEEHTIIPETFEAWRDRLAERFPKEKEHIHALFTELAICFTQMRTVFGPDRLAPRIPNTIEEMNRFAEQNPNYLRWQGRTWKELLSTYTSNQAIHRELSFLAGYVGDAGEETSADAMIPLMGYFIYGGFRPRGGSQVLADALVARIRECGGDVLVSTDVQKIIIENNQVQGVQTKKQTYHASTVISNADPRLTYETLVGLEKLPSAYGGEVKKLIPSMSLFVWSAALSKPFATKNLIHYKLPEPITLPGTSQTITGIGIHSPSACDASLAPDGQGTLTVNIITDASASRYKAMTPEEYSTVKQEVDRMCRAAICEIDPAMADAILWTEVATPKTMARYLRTYEGSVYSSRRSGGNAPDFPHHKAPVQGLYLAGAGVGYGPGIEAVVISGGVVAEELVPYFANRSHIHTA, translated from the coding sequence ATGAAAACAATCGGATTACTTGCACGAGATTTTATTCCACTTTTGTTGGCGCTGTTTGTACAACCGCAACAGTTGGGCTTGTTGCTCGCTGTATTAGCGGCACTCGGTCTTCTGATCATGCAAATACGTGTGAAAAAAGTGAAGACACTAACGGCTGTTAACGCCTTATTTCTGACGCTGGCAATTATAATCTCTTCGATCATGCCTAACGTTAACATCCTGGCCTATAGCCAGCTAGCTGTATATGCGATTCTGGCATGTACAACACTTCTTTCTCTCGGGATCGGGGAGCTGTTTACGATGCAGTATGCAAAAGATACGACACCGGAAGCCATATGGACACATCCGCTATTTTATCGGATTAACCGAATTTTGACCGGGATGTGGGCGGGAGTTTTTACGTTATGTGCCATATTTGCTGCCCTTACAACGTTCGGTGTGCTGGACCGTACAATCGGAATTTTATTGGCAAACGCCTGGTGTGTGCCTGGTTTTATTGCCAATATGATGCTGCCACCGTATATGCAGCGCCGTTATGCAGAAAGCATGCGCGGTACGAAGCGTCCTGAATTGGATTGGGAACCTGTCGTATCGCTTGAAGCTTCCGTGCAGGCAGGACAGTATGATGTCATCATTGTTGGTTCGGGTATCGGTGGACTGACAGCAGGGGCTGAACTTGCGGCGGCAGGAGCACGTGTGCTTGTGCTCGAACAGCATATGCTGGCTGGAGGAGCTTGCACGACGTATACACGCAGGGGCGGATTCCGGCTGGAGGCAGGGGTTGAATCGGTGAGTGGGTTGGATGAAGGCGGCCCGCTGCGGCACCTGCTTGCCCGTCATGGCCTTCTCGACCGGATTGAATGGCTGAAAAATACGTATGAATTCCGGGATGGAGAGGAGCACACGATTATTCCAGAGACGTTTGAAGCATGGCGTGATCGTCTTGCTGAGCGATTCCCCAAGGAAAAAGAGCATATACACGCCTTGTTTACAGAACTTGCGATTTGCTTTACACAGATGCGTACGGTATTTGGGCCAGACCGGCTTGCGCCGCGTATTCCGAATACAATAGAAGAGATGAATCGCTTTGCCGAACAAAATCCGAATTATTTGCGGTGGCAGGGTCGAACATGGAAAGAGTTGCTTAGTACGTATACGTCTAACCAGGCGATTCACCGGGAACTGTCGTTTTTAGCTGGTTATGTCGGAGATGCGGGCGAAGAAACATCAGCGGATGCGATGATTCCGCTCATGGGTTATTTCATCTACGGTGGATTCCGCCCGCGCGGCGGTTCACAAGTGCTGGCCGATGCGCTTGTGGCACGCATTCGTGAATGCGGCGGGGATGTACTCGTGTCAACGGATGTACAGAAGATTATCATTGAGAACAATCAGGTGCAGGGTGTACAGACGAAAAAACAGACATATCATGCATCAACCGTCATTTCGAATGCGGACCCACGCCTTACGTACGAAACACTCGTTGGACTGGAGAAGCTGCCTTCTGCATACGGTGGTGAAGTGAAGAAGTTAATTCCATCGATGTCACTGTTCGTTTGGAGTGCGGCGCTTAGTAAGCCATTTGCCACGAAGAATCTTATTCATTACAAGCTTCCTGAACCGATCACGCTGCCGGGAACGAGCCAGACCATTACGGGAATTGGCATACACTCGCCATCCGCATGTGATGCTTCGCTTGCGCCAGACGGACAGGGAACATTGACAGTTAACATTATCACAGACGCTTCTGCTAGCCGATATAAGGCGATGACACCTGAAGAATATAGCACCGTGAAGCAGGAAGTGGACCGCATGTGCCGGGCGGCGATATGCGAGATTGATCCGGCTATGGCCGATGCGATTTTGTGGACAGAAGTGGCGACACCGAAAACGATGGCGCGTTACTTGCGGACATACGAAGGATCTGTTTATAGCAGCCGACGCTCTGGTGGGAATGCGCCGGACTTCCCGCATCATAAAGCACCGGTGCAAGGATTGTATCTCGCAGGTGCAGGCGTTGGATACGGGCCGGGCATTGAGGCAGTTGTCATCAGCGGCGGGGTTGTGGCGGAAGAACTTGTACCGTATTTTGCGAATCGCTCGCACATCCACACGGCATAA